The nucleotide sequence CTCGCGTTGCTTTACCACCGTTCGTCGCCCGGCTCGCACACGGCGTGGACGGCGACGCGCGAGGGATCGCAATCGACTCTTCGATCGGGAAAGGACTCCATGGCTCCAGCACTCGCCACCAGCCGCCAGACCGTCGCCAACCACGGCGTCACGGCCGAAGCCCGCCAGCAGATTCTGGGGGAGCATCTCGGACTCGTCTATCACGTCGCCCGCCAACTGTGCCGGGCCAAGCAGATGGACGTCGAACTGGACGAACTGGTGAGTGCGGGGACCATCGGTTTGATCGAGGCCTTCAACAACTTCGACGCCTCGCGCGGGCTCGCCTTCAGTACCTTTGCCGCCCCGCGCATCCGCGGTGCGATGCTCGACGAGCTGCGCCGCCAGGACCACGTCCCGCGCTCCGTGCGCCGCCGAGCCCGCGAACTGAACAGCGCCACCGAGCAGCTCACCCGCGAGTTGGGCCAGGCCCCCGACCAGCACCAGATCGCGTCGCGCATGGGGATCGACCTCCACACGCTCTTCCGTTGGCAGAGCGAAGGGGACAACTCCCGCTTCATCCCGCTGGAACGCACGCTCGAGGGTGCGCCGGGTGGCTCGCGCATCCCGCTGGAACACCTCATCGCCTCCACCGACGTGGAGATCGACGACCAGCTCACGCACACGCAGGAGGTCACTCGCCTGCGCGACGCCCTGGTCGCGCTCCCCGCACAGGAGCGCAACGTCCTCACGCTCTACTACTTCGAGGAGCTCAAGCTGCACGAGATCGCCGCACTGCTCGGCGTCAGCGAGTCACGCGTCTCGCAGATCCGCGCCAAGGCCATCACGCGCCTTCGCAAGCAGCTGTCGGCGCTGCGCGAACCGCTGGCCTGATCCCACACCGATTCGATCGTTTCCGCACGCGCTGGTTTCTTCGTTCGCTCCCCCGCGACGACAGACGGGCCGCCCTCGGGCGGCCCGTTCTGCTTGCAGCTGTCGGTTGCCGGCGCGTCGGGGCGAGCGCGCGCGAAGGGCGCTACAGCGCCGTCGTCGCCGCCTCGCGCTCGCGGCGCCGCGCTTCGGGGAGCGTCGGGAAGCGAAGCTCGTAGCGAATGCGCTCGCCATGCGCCGTGTTCACCACCGTCACCCCGACCTCGGTGAAGGCGTGCGCCAGCGCGTTGCGCACGGCGTGAACCAGCGAGCCCTCGCCGGTGAAGATCGCCTGCCCTTCCGGCTGCGGCGCCTCCAGCACGACGGAGGCGTGCAGCGCGTCGCCCGTGTACGAGAGGCGCAACTCCCCCGTTGCACCTGCGGCCCCGGCGCGCAACGCATTACCGGCACCGCTCTCGAGGACGACGAGCAGGCAGCGAAGCAGCGCCGACGGGCGCACGAGAAGCGGAAGCGTCTCGAAGTCGGCAGCCACCTCGACCGAGATGCCGCGCAGGTCG is from Gemmatimonadaceae bacterium and encodes:
- a CDS encoding FliA/WhiG family RNA polymerase sigma factor; this translates as MAPALATSRQTVANHGVTAEARQQILGEHLGLVYHVARQLCRAKQMDVELDELVSAGTIGLIEAFNNFDASRGLAFSTFAAPRIRGAMLDELRRQDHVPRSVRRRARELNSATEQLTRELGQAPDQHQIASRMGIDLHTLFRWQSEGDNSRFIPLERTLEGAPGGSRIPLEHLIASTDVEIDDQLTHTQEVTRLRDALVALPAQERNVLTLYYFEELKLHEIAALLGVSESRVSQIRAKAITRLRKQLSALREPLA